Genomic segment of uncultured Flavobacterium sp.:
TTCTTTGTCAAACTTTTGAAAACCAATTCATACGAATGGTCTATAAGTTCTTTGACAAATTTCACTGGAAGATTTCCGTTTAAAGCAATCGTATTCCAATGTACTTTGCTCATATGAAACCCCGGTTTTATCTCATCATATTCAGCTCTTAATTCCTGAGCACGTTCAGGATCACATTTTAAATTGACTGAAGGCTCGTTCTTTTCCCATTGTGATAAGGAAGATAAAGCAAACATTTTTCCGCCAACTTTAAAAACTAAAGTATCTTCATCAAAAGGGAAATGTTCGCTAACGCCTTTTTTCGAAAGACAATATTCGTAATATGTTTCTAAATTCATATCAATTTTTATTTACCAATTTCACCTAAATGTGTGTATTTAAAGCCTTTTTCATATTTCAAACCGTAACCTAAAATCCGATCCATTGCCGAATGCGCAAGTAAAATAATACCTGTAAGCTGAACGATTTCAATTTTTAAGTAACAGCCAATTATATAAAGTAAAATCGCAATCGCTTTATGATGAAATAAGTTGTACAAAAAAGCACCGGTTTTATTGCCAAAAGCGTAACCAATCATAGAAAGATCGGGCGCTAAAATCAAGACCAAAAACCACCACCATTGATAGCTTAATAGACTAAATAAATAGATTCCGAGAATAAAAAGACCTAATTCTTCAAGTTTGAGTATTGTTTTCATAATTTTTTTTCCATCATTTTCTCTGGATGTTCCAAAGGTTTAAAACCAAATTTTTCATATAAAAAATGAGCATCAGTTGTGGCTAATCTCCAAATTTTAATCTCTTTAAGAATCGGCTCATTCATCATAGTTTCAATTAAAATAGACGAATATCCTTTTCCGCGATGTTCTTCAGTAATAAAAACATCCATCACATATCCAAAAACGACATAATCAGTAATCACACGAGCAAAGCCAATTTGCTTGTCGTTTAAGTAAATTCCAAAACAAACCGAAGCATCAATTGTAGTCTGCACTTCTTCGATAGTTCGTCCTGCAGCCCAATAAATGTCTTTTAAGAAGTCTTGAATGAATGGAACATTAAGTTTAGTTTTATCTGTAGAAACGTTAATCATAGTATTCAATCTCAGTTTAAGTATTCAGTAAATCTATAATCTAAAATCTGCAATTTTATATAAAATTGGTTTTGACGGGCTTGCATCGTTTTCAAACGAAGCGATTTGTAAATTTAGTATATAATCTCCATCTTGAATTTCATCTGGAACAAAAATCATTTCGGTAATCGTTGCATTCAATCGCGCGTCAGAGTTTAAGTTTAAAGTATCTTTTACGTTCCAGAACGCTTTATGAGCCAATAATTTACCTTCGTCATGTTCTTTGTCAACACTTGGTAAATCTATTAATAAATGCTGAATTTCGCTTTCGCGGATGAAAATTGCTGCTTCTTCAGACAAATATGGCGGATTAGTATTCGAATATTTTCTTGATTTTTTTTCCTTTTGATTTGGAAGTGTTCGAATGATAATTGCTTCCGATTTTGTCACATTGAGCGATCCCGAAGCTTCGGGAGAAATACTCAATGCTTTTTCAATTAATTCTTTTGTAATAACATAATCATCATCAATTTTTTTAGGCTCAACCGTAATCAATTTAGCAAAAAAGAAAAACTGTTTTAAAGATTGATTAATACTGTAAAAATCATTTGTAATATGACCTAAACATTCCGTGTGTGTGCCATGACCATGCGGATTGAAGAAAATATTATTAAAATTCGTAGATGATTTTCCTTCCGAAACTTTCCCAATCCAATCGCCAAAAACTACAGGTTCAATAACTGGTTTTTCGATATACCAAGCAATCGGATTTTCGTCAGTATTAGTTAATGGAATAGAGATATCAATGGGTTTTGATAAGTCGATTTCGAAGTTGTTGATTTTTGCTAACACAAATATGGCTTTTATGCCGCAAAGTCGCAAAGTCACAAAGTTTAAATAATTTGCGTCTTCGTGCCTTTGTGGCTAATTTTAGTCTTCCAAATTTAAGTAAAACAAATCACTCGCAATTCCATCAGTTAAAAATTTTCCTTTTGGAGTTGGTTTTAGAATATTGTTTTCGATCGAAAGCAAATCGTCATTTAGGAATTTTTGAGATTGTTTTTTGAGATAATTCAAATATTCCAAACCAAATTCATTTTCAATTCTGTCTAAAGAAACGCCCCAAATGGTTCTCAATCCCGTCATAATATATTCGTTATAACGATCCGATTTCGATAGGATTTCTGTTTCGATTGGAAGTTCATCGTTCTGAATTGATTTTAAATACAATGAATTATTAGCAATATTCCAGCCTCTTTTTTCACCATCATAACTATGTGCAGAAGGTCCAATTCCAATATATTTTTTACCCAGCCAATAAGCCGAATTGTTTTTGGAGAAATAACCTTCTTTCCCAAAATTGGATAGTTCGTAATGAATAAAACCATTTTTTTGAAGCATATCAACCAAAATCATGAAGTGGCTTGAAGCTACTTCGTCTTGCGGTTCAGCAATTTTTCCGGTATCAATTAATTTTCTTAAAGCCGTTTTTGGTTCAACAGTCAAAGCATAACTAGAAATATGCGGAATGCCAAAACTCAACGCTGTCTCAATATTTTTCTTCCACATTTCGTCAGTCAATCCCGGGATTCCGTAAATCAAATCAAGCGAAATATTATCAAAATATTTAGTAGCTTCTTCTAAACATTTTTTGGCTTCCGCCGAATTATGAGCGCGATTCATCATCTTCAAATCCTCTTCATAAAAAGACTGAATTCCTATACTTAAGCGATTTATAGGACTTTTTGATAACTCTAAAATTCGTTCTGAAGATAAATCATCAGGATTTGCTTCGAGCGTAATTTCAGGATTTGTTGAAACTTTATAATTTTGATAAACAGTATTAATCAAAAGATTGATTTCTTCAGTAGATAAAACCGAAGGCGTTCCTCCGCCAAAGTAAATTGTTTCTACAACATCATCTTTAAATTCATTTTTGCGCATACCAATTTCTTTGGCTAAAGCCAAAACCATATCGTCTTTCTTTTTCATTGAAGTCGAAAAATGAAAGTCGCAATAGTTGCAAGCCTGCTTGCAAAAAGGTATGTGAATGTAAATCCCTGACATTTTTAATTAGATAATTAGAGAATGTGTCAATTAGATAATTTATTCGTTGTCTATAGAATTATCTAATTATCAAATTTTCTCAATTGACACATTATTTTTTAACCCGTTCCTCGTTTTGTTTCACAAAAGCATCCCAGCCTGAATAACTTTTTCCGGCTACGATTTTTCCTGAATTAAAGAAATGGCAAACCGCTGCGGCCAAACCATCTGTTGAATCCAGATTTTTAGGTAATTCTTTTAATCCTAAAAGTTGCTGAAGCATTTTTGCTACTTGTTCTTTGCTGGCGTTTCCGTTTCCGGTAATTGCCATTTTTATCTTTTTTGGTTCATATTCTGTAATCGGAATATCTCTCGAAAGTCCCGCGGCCATTGCGACACCTTGCGCGCGACCTAATTTTAGCATCGATTGAACGTTTTTGCCAAAGAAAGGCGCTTCAATAGCAATTTCGTCCGGATGATGTGTTTCGATTAATTCGATAGTACGCTCAAAAATGATTTTTAGTTTTTGGTAATGATTGTCGTATTTGGACAATTGCAATTCGTTAAGCTGCAAAAATTCCATTTTTTTATTGGTGACCTTTATCAATCCAAAACCCATAATAGTTGTTCCGGGGTCAATACCTAATATGATGCGTTCTTTTGTCAAGTGTTTTTTGTTTCAGGTTTGAGTTTTCAAGTTCGAAAGTTGACAGAAAAAGGAGTAAAATTCATTTTCTCATTTTCAAATTGCCACATTTTCAAATTGATTACTTTTGCAGCATGATTTCAATTCCTCACAAAGCTAAACAATTCCTGGTTCTTCTAATCAAACTTTTGATTGTAGGTGGCGCATTTTATTTTATTTATGATCAATTAGCGAACAATGACAAACTCGATTGGCAAAAGTTCATTACGTTGTTTCGTAAAAACCAATCGGTTTTAGGAATTGGGTTTATATTGCTTTTGAGTGTTTTGAATCGTTATTTTGAGATTTTAAAATGGCAGAATCTGGCTAAAGTCATTCATGAAATTTCATTAGGAGAAGCTACAAAGCAAGTTTTGGCAGCTTTAACAGCGGGAATTTTTACACCAAATGGAGTAGGAGAATATGCGGGAAAAGCGTTGTATTATCCAAAATCAGAAGCTAAAAAAGTGGTTTTCCTGAACTTGATCTGCAACGGAATCCAGATGATTCTAACAGTGATTTTTGGTCTTTTTGGATTGTTGTATTTCAATGCAAAATATGAAGTAATAACAACTCAAACAGTAGCCATTCTATTCGGGATTTTTATCTTGTTATTTGTTGTTTTATTCTCTTTAAAGAAAATAAAAATCAAAGGATATTCGATCGAAAAATTAATCCATAAAATTAATGAGATTCCAAAATCGATTCATCGCAAAAATATTCTTTTAGGAACCTTACGTTATTTGGTTTTCTCACATCAATATTATTTTTTGTTTCTGGCTTTTGATGTCGATTTGCCTTATTTTACTTTGATTGCTACAATTGCCGTTGTTTATTTTTTAGCATCATCATTACCAACTTTTCAGTTTTTAGACTTTGCCGTAAAAGGAAGTGTTGCCATTTATTTCTTCGGAATTTTGGGTGTAAA
This window contains:
- a CDS encoding MmcQ/YjbR family DNA-binding protein, producing MNLETYYEYCLSKKGVSEHFPFDEDTLVFKVGGKMFALSSLSQWEKNEPSVNLKCDPERAQELRAEYDEIKPGFHMSKVHWNTIALNGNLPVKFVKELIDHSYELVFKSLTKKIQNEIIELEN
- a CDS encoding DUF4260 domain-containing protein; this encodes MKTILKLEELGLFILGIYLFSLLSYQWWWFLVLILAPDLSMIGYAFGNKTGAFLYNLFHHKAIAILLYIIGCYLKIEIVQLTGIILLAHSAMDRILGYGLKYEKGFKYTHLGEIGK
- a CDS encoding GNAT family N-acetyltransferase; the protein is MINVSTDKTKLNVPFIQDFLKDIYWAAGRTIEEVQTTIDASVCFGIYLNDKQIGFARVITDYVVFGYVMDVFITEEHRGKGYSSILIETMMNEPILKEIKIWRLATTDAHFLYEKFGFKPLEHPEKMMEKKL
- a CDS encoding cyclase family protein, coding for MLAKINNFEIDLSKPIDISIPLTNTDENPIAWYIEKPVIEPVVFGDWIGKVSEGKSSTNFNNIFFNPHGHGTHTECLGHITNDFYSINQSLKQFFFFAKLITVEPKKIDDDYVITKELIEKALSISPEASGSLNVTKSEAIIIRTLPNQKEKKSRKYSNTNPPYLSEEAAIFIRESEIQHLLIDLPSVDKEHDEGKLLAHKAFWNVKDTLNLNSDARLNATITEMIFVPDEIQDGDYILNLQIASFENDASPSKPILYKIADFRL
- the hemW gene encoding radical SAM family heme chaperone HemW — its product is MSGIYIHIPFCKQACNYCDFHFSTSMKKKDDMVLALAKEIGMRKNEFKDDVVETIYFGGGTPSVLSTEEINLLINTVYQNYKVSTNPEITLEANPDDLSSERILELSKSPINRLSIGIQSFYEEDLKMMNRAHNSAEAKKCLEEATKYFDNISLDLIYGIPGLTDEMWKKNIETALSFGIPHISSYALTVEPKTALRKLIDTGKIAEPQDEVASSHFMILVDMLQKNGFIHYELSNFGKEGYFSKNNSAYWLGKKYIGIGPSAHSYDGEKRGWNIANNSLYLKSIQNDELPIETEILSKSDRYNEYIMTGLRTIWGVSLDRIENEFGLEYLNYLKKQSQKFLNDDLLSIENNILKPTPKGKFLTDGIASDLFYLNLED
- the ruvC gene encoding crossover junction endodeoxyribonuclease RuvC; this encodes MTKERIILGIDPGTTIMGFGLIKVTNKKMEFLQLNELQLSKYDNHYQKLKIIFERTIELIETHHPDEIAIEAPFFGKNVQSMLKLGRAQGVAMAAGLSRDIPITEYEPKKIKMAITGNGNASKEQVAKMLQQLLGLKELPKNLDSTDGLAAAVCHFFNSGKIVAGKSYSGWDAFVKQNEERVKK
- a CDS encoding lysylphosphatidylglycerol synthase domain-containing protein — its product is MISIPHKAKQFLVLLIKLLIVGGAFYFIYDQLANNDKLDWQKFITLFRKNQSVLGIGFILLLSVLNRYFEILKWQNLAKVIHEISLGEATKQVLAALTAGIFTPNGVGEYAGKALYYPKSEAKKVVFLNLICNGIQMILTVIFGLFGLLYFNAKYEVITTQTVAILFGIFILLFVVLFSLKKIKIKGYSIEKLIHKINEIPKSIHRKNILLGTLRYLVFSHQYYFLFLAFDVDLPYFTLIATIAVVYFLASSLPTFQFLDFAVKGSVAIYFFGILGVNEWIVVFISTLMWFLNVVLPVVIGAYYVLNFKTKTIE